A portion of the Sphaerochaeta pleomorpha str. Grapes genome contains these proteins:
- a CDS encoding ABC transporter ATP-binding protein, producing the protein MFSSFLSILFPSLTRQLLKTEIPEGNVRTMFIIFGVMLLIYILQAVCQYIRVTWGHILGVQMENDMRSELFSHLQKLSFGYFDKTKTGHVMSRITNDLFQITETAHHAPEDLLISLATILGSYIIMFSYNVSLSLVSLIPLPIMVFYGVHYGLKMKQTFREVRRTVADVNSTVENSLQGIREVKSFSREEYQSKKFDNVNNVLRDSKMQQYKVMGSYHSILGLFRDLYYFCTIAGGALLILLGKVQAYDLVAFILYVGVVLPPIDRLINFTEQLQQGMASFERFTQVMDEQPSITDKKNAVPLVVTEGNVTYDQVTFQYESSVETILDDICLTIKGGSTVALVGESGAGKSTFASLIPRFYEAASGKVLIDGQDVADVRQSSLHQNIGFVQQNVFLFDDTIRENLRYGKVDASDSEMYAALDAANLGSFVRSLPDGLDTQVGERGTLLSGGQKQRISIARVFLKNPPILIFDEATSSLDSESEELITEAFSRLSHGRTAIVIAHRLTTVKNADCIFVLDKGKLIEEGTHTELLAKGGQYAKLYSKQDFS; encoded by the coding sequence GTGTTTTCTTCCTTTCTTTCTATCCTGTTTCCTTCTCTGACCCGGCAGCTCTTGAAAACCGAGATTCCCGAGGGTAATGTCCGTACTATGTTCATTATTTTCGGGGTAATGTTGCTCATTTATATCCTGCAGGCTGTCTGCCAGTATATCAGGGTTACCTGGGGACATATCCTGGGAGTCCAGATGGAAAACGACATGCGTAGCGAATTGTTCTCGCATCTGCAGAAACTTTCCTTCGGGTATTTTGACAAGACGAAGACCGGTCATGTGATGAGCAGGATTACCAATGACTTGTTCCAGATAACCGAGACAGCCCACCACGCACCGGAAGACCTGTTGATCAGTCTGGCGACAATCCTCGGTTCCTATATCATTATGTTTTCCTATAATGTCTCCCTTTCTTTGGTTTCCCTGATCCCCTTGCCGATCATGGTGTTCTATGGGGTCCATTACGGCCTGAAAATGAAACAGACCTTCAGGGAAGTCAGGCGAACGGTCGCTGATGTGAACAGCACCGTGGAAAATTCCCTGCAAGGTATACGTGAAGTCAAGTCCTTCAGCAGGGAAGAGTACCAGTCCAAGAAATTCGATAATGTCAACAACGTATTGCGCGATAGCAAAATGCAACAGTATAAGGTCATGGGAAGTTATCACTCCATACTCGGACTTTTCAGAGACCTGTACTATTTTTGCACCATCGCTGGCGGGGCCTTGCTGATTCTCCTGGGAAAAGTCCAAGCGTATGATTTGGTTGCCTTTATCCTCTATGTCGGGGTAGTCCTTCCCCCTATCGACCGTTTGATTAACTTTACCGAACAGTTGCAACAGGGTATGGCTTCCTTCGAGCGGTTTACCCAGGTAATGGATGAGCAGCCTTCCATCACAGACAAGAAAAATGCCGTTCCCCTGGTCGTTACAGAGGGAAATGTTACCTATGACCAGGTTACCTTCCAGTATGAAAGCTCTGTCGAGACAATCCTTGATGATATCTGCCTTACGATCAAAGGAGGCTCTACAGTTGCCTTGGTCGGGGAATCAGGGGCCGGAAAGAGTACCTTTGCATCACTTATTCCCCGATTCTACGAGGCTGCTTCTGGTAAAGTACTTATCGATGGGCAGGATGTGGCAGATGTACGACAAAGCTCCTTGCACCAGAATATTGGCTTTGTGCAGCAGAACGTGTTTCTTTTCGATGACACCATCAGGGAAAACCTCCGCTACGGAAAGGTAGATGCTTCCGATTCCGAAATGTATGCTGCCCTTGATGCCGCAAACCTCGGTTCATTCGTCAGGAGTCTCCCTGATGGGCTGGATACCCAGGTAGGTGAGCGTGGGACTTTGCTCTCGGGTGGCCAGAAGCAACGCATTTCTATAGCAAGGGTCTTTCTGAAAAACCCTCCGATACTTATCTTTGATGAAGCGACAAGCAGTCTCGACAGTGAAAGCGAGGAATTGATTACCGAAGCTTTCAGCAGGCTTTCCCATGGGAGGACCGCAATCGTAATTGCGCATCGGCTCACAACGGTAAAGAATGCTGATTGTATTTTTGTCCTTGATAAAGGTAAACTAATTGAGGAAGGGACGCATACCGAGCTTTTGGCCAAAGGTGGCCAGTATGCAAAACTTTATAGCAAGCAAGATTTTTCGTAA